In Oryza brachyantha chromosome 2, ObraRS2, whole genome shotgun sequence, a single window of DNA contains:
- the LOC102700590 gene encoding AT-hook motif nuclear-localized protein 26, protein MDPVTASIHGHHLPPPFNTRDFHHHLQQQQQQQQQHQLHLKTEDDQGGGTPGGVFGGRGTKRDHDDDDSSGNGHGSGGDGGDLALVPPSGGGPDGGGGDSATRRPRGRPAGSKNKPKPPIIITRDSANTLRTHVMEVAGGCDISESITTFARRRQRGVCVLSGAGTVTNVTLRQPASQGAVVALHGRFEILSLSGSFLPPPAPPEATGLTVYLAGGQGQVVGGSVVGALTAAGPVVIMAASFANAVYERLPLEDDELLAAQGQADSAGLLAAGQQAAQLAGAGAVDPSLFQGLPPNLLGNVQLPPEAAYGWNPGAAGGRPAPF, encoded by the coding sequence ATGGATCCGGTCACGGCATCAATACACGGTCACCATCTTCCTCCACCGTTCAACACCCGCGACTTCCATCACCATctccagcaacagcagcagcagcagcagcagcaccagctGCACCTCAAGACCGAGGACGACCAGGGCGGCGGCACCCCGGGTGGGGTCTTCGGCGGCCGCGGCACCAAGCgcgaccacgacgacgacgacagcagtgGCAACGGCCATGGAAGCGGCGGTGATGGCGGTGACCTCGCGCTGGTTCCCCCCTCAGGCGGCGGaccggacggcggcgggggcgactCCGCCACGCGCCGCCCGAGGGGACGGCCGGCGGGGTCCAAGAACAAGCCGAAACCACCGATCATCATCACCAGGGACAGCGCCAACACGCTCCGGACGCACGTCATGGAGGTTGCCGGCGGGTGCGACATCTCCGAGAGCATCACGACgttcgcgcgccgccggcagcgAGGGGTTTGCGTGCTGAGCGGCGCAGGCACCGTTACCAACGTCACCCTGCGGCAGCCCGCTTCGCAGGGAGCGGTCGTCGCGCTCCACGGCCGGTTCGAGATACTCTCCCTCTCCGGCTCCTTCCTCCCGCCTCCCGCCCCGCCGGAGGCGACGGGGCTCACCGTCTACCTGGCTGGAGGCCAGGGGCAGGTCGTGGGCGGCAGCGTCGTCGGTGCGCTGACCGCGGCAGGGCCGGTGGTGATAATGGCGGCCTCTTTCGCGAACGCGGTGTACGAGCGGCTGCCGTTGGAGGACGATGAGCTGCTCGCGGCACAAGGGCAAGCCGACAGCGCCGGGTTGCTGGCCGCGGGGCAGCAAGCGGCGCaactcgccggcgccggggccgtAGATCCAAGCCTCTTCCAAGGGCTACCACCCAACCTACTGGGAAACGTGCAGCTGCCGCCGGAAGCCGCGTACGGATGGAACccgggcgccgccggtggccgccCGGCGCCGTTCTGA